A stretch of DNA from Streptomyces gobiensis:
ACCCAAGTCCACCTCGCAGCCGCAGAAACCGAGCTCACCATCGAGCCCGCCCACGGCTGCCGAATCGCCTCGCTGAAGGTGCGCGGCACCGAGCTGCTGCGGCAAGGCGAGAAGTACGGCTCCTTCGTGATGGTGCCCTGGTGCGGCCGCACCGACCGAGGCCGCGTGGTCAACGGCGGCGAGACGTACCACCTGCCGGTCACCGACGGCCCACACGCCATGCACGGCCTCGCCCGCGCCGCCGCCTGGCAGACCGTACGGATGAACGAAAGATCCGCGGCCTTCACCTATGAGCTGGGCATGGCCGACCCCTGGCCCTGGCCCGGCACGGTCACCCAGGTCATCGAGGTGGCCGAGGACGGCGGCGGTGTGACGCTCGCCCTGGGCGTGGAGACGATCGGCGACTCCTTCCCCGCCCAGGTGGGCTGGCACCCCTGGTTCCTGCGGAACCTGGGCCAGGGAGGCCAGGACGTCCGCATTGACTTCAGCCCCGAGTGGCAGGAGGAGCGCGGCGACGACGAGCTGCCCACGGGCAGACGGATCGACCCGCGGCCCGGCCCCTGGGACGACTGTTTCGGTATGCCGGACGGCGTCGATGTCACCCTCACCTGGCCCGGGGAGCTGGAGCTCAAGGTCGTCAGCCGGTCCGCCGAGTGGGTCGTGATCTACGACAAGCAGGAGACCGCCGTCTGCGTCGAGCCGCAGTCCGGCCCGCCCAACGGGCTCAATACGGATCCCCGGCTGGTCACCCCCATCGAGCCGCTGGAGATTGCCACGACATGGTCATGGAAGGTCCTGGCTTAGGCTCATTCCCATGAGCGACGTTCGTGCTGAGCTGCTGCGGCAGATCAAGGAAAAGGCCGTGGTGCACGGCAAGGTGACCCTCTCCTCCGGGGCGGAGGCGGACTTCTATGTCGATCTGCGCCGGATCACCCTCGATGGCGAGGCCGCACCGCTGACCGGTCAGGTCATGCTCGACCTGACCGCCGATCTGGACTATGACGCGGTCGGTGGGCTCACGCTGGGCGCCGACCCGGTGGCCGCCTCGATGCTGCACGCCGCCGCCGCTCGCGGACAGCGGCTGGACGCCTTCGTCGTACGGAAGGCGGGCAAGGCGCACGGGCTGCAGCGGCGGATCGAGGGACCGGACATCAAGGGCCGTCGAGTGCTGATCGTCGAGGACACCTCGACCACCGGGGGCTCACCCCTGACCGCCGTGGAGGCCGCCCGGGAGGCGGGCGCTGAGGTCGTCGCGGTCGCCACGATCGTGGAGCGGAGCGCGGCGCGGGCCATGGCGGAGGCGGGCCTGGAGTACCGCTACGCCTACGACCTCAAGGCCCTCGACCTGGCCTGACCGGGTCCGGCCAGCGGTTTCACGTGAAACCGCTGGCGCGCCCGCCCGTGCCTTGGCGAACCGGGGAATCCAGGCGGACTGGAGCATCCGAGCGCGTCTGGGAAGATGGGTTTGACGATGACGTCGCCCCAAGGTCAGGGCCCAGCTCGCACCCATACGCACACCCGCACATCTCACAAGGAGCGGACAGATGCCCATCGCAACCCCCGAGGTCTATAACGAGATGCTCGACCGGGCGAAGGCAGGCAAGTTCGCCTACCCGGCCATCAACGTCACCTCGACTCAGACCCTGCATGCGGCACTGCGGGGCTTCGCCGAGGCCGAGAGCGACGGCATCGTTCAGATCTCCACCGGTGGTGCGGAGTTCCTGGGCGGCCAGTACAGCAAGGACATGGTCACCGGCGCGGTCGCGCTGGCCGAGTTCGCGCACATCGTCGCCAAGAAGTACCCGGTGAACATCGCCCTGCACACCGACCACTGCCCCAAGGACAAGCTCGACGGCTATGTCCGCCCGCTGATCGAGGTCTCCCGGGAACGGGTGGCCGCCGGTCAGAACCCGCTCTTCCAGTCCCATATGTGGGACGGATCCGCCGAGACGCTCGCGGACAACCTGGAGATCGGCCAGGAGCTGCTGGCCGCGGCCGCCGCCGCCAAGATCATCCTTGAGGTCGAGATCACCCCGACCGGTGGTGAGGAAGACGGTGTCACCCACGAGATCAACGACGAGCTGTACACCACCGTCGACGACGCGCTGCGTACCGCCGAAGCGCTGGGCCTGGGCGAGAAGGGCCGCTACCTGCTCGCCGCCTCCTTCGGCAATGTCCACGGCGTCTACAAGCCGGGCAATGTCGTCCTCCGCCCCGAGCTCCTCAAGGACCTCCAGGAGGGCGTCGCCGCCAAGCACGGCAAGCAGAACCCGTTCGACTTCGTCTTCCACGGCGGCTCCGGCTCCACCGAGCAGGAGATCGCGACCGCGCTGGAGAACGGCGTGGTCAAGATGAACCTG
This window harbors:
- the pyrE gene encoding orotate phosphoribosyltransferase produces the protein MSDVRAELLRQIKEKAVVHGKVTLSSGAEADFYVDLRRITLDGEAAPLTGQVMLDLTADLDYDAVGGLTLGADPVAASMLHAAAARGQRLDAFVVRKAGKAHGLQRRIEGPDIKGRRVLIVEDTSTTGGSPLTAVEAAREAGAEVVAVATIVERSAARAMAEAGLEYRYAYDLKALDLA
- a CDS encoding aldose 1-epimerase; amino-acid sequence: MTTHTTQVHLAAAETELTIEPAHGCRIASLKVRGTELLRQGEKYGSFVMVPWCGRTDRGRVVNGGETYHLPVTDGPHAMHGLARAAAWQTVRMNERSAAFTYELGMADPWPWPGTVTQVIEVAEDGGGVTLALGVETIGDSFPAQVGWHPWFLRNLGQGGQDVRIDFSPEWQEERGDDELPTGRRIDPRPGPWDDCFGMPDGVDVTLTWPGELELKVVSRSAEWVVIYDKQETAVCVEPQSGPPNGLNTDPRLVTPIEPLEIATTWSWKVLA
- the fbaA gene encoding class II fructose-bisphosphate aldolase; this translates as MPIATPEVYNEMLDRAKAGKFAYPAINVTSTQTLHAALRGFAEAESDGIVQISTGGAEFLGGQYSKDMVTGAVALAEFAHIVAKKYPVNIALHTDHCPKDKLDGYVRPLIEVSRERVAAGQNPLFQSHMWDGSAETLADNLEIGQELLAAAAAAKIILEVEITPTGGEEDGVTHEINDELYTTVDDALRTAEALGLGEKGRYLLAASFGNVHGVYKPGNVVLRPELLKDLQEGVAAKHGKQNPFDFVFHGGSGSTEQEIATALENGVVKMNLDTDTQYAFTRPVADHMFRNYDGVLKVDGEVGNKKTYDPRSWGKLAEASMAERVQKACADLRATGTKLK